Proteins encoded within one genomic window of Zootoca vivipara chromosome 12, rZooViv1.1, whole genome shotgun sequence:
- the LOC118092072 gene encoding zinc finger protein 850-like translates to MPAREGTDCASQATVRFEDVILYFSKSEWKSLAKWQKELYWDVLKDNYEALLAVGQPVIKAEVVAWLEQCERLDIERTKESRVRDPAGNVSATNDGPSKAYCEERTGQAGSLKTLREESKEAVTQHGDTPEHLHLSARPQGDPAKDEPLLHIEHGQSRPRPACSQRPAVPPKQYKCRECGKRFRLEGLLRMHQEIATRKVSFACTACGLRFTSPFSLRRHQRTHLPAGADGEAASPRKNRLSAQQGSHAPEKLHQCSDCGDRFRGFLDVLRHQKSHEEARPRLCVQCEASFMHRIDLAMHEEGHLEEALKRHDRRRRKCLCKHAFRLHFASLLGHGVRGRQAASQDAKRPQQVEDAREQALYPCTRCGLLFNQEANLKVHCKYCSKQLLRKPPLNGSSLTALPGERQEASGKQGVAQPASEGSRGDTGLPRPPSQASSAQHSCPECGKHFASKGSLCWHKRKHKAALQCRGSVALMGGGGGSGSSGPTAACATKKLYKCQECGKSLSKGFFSVHQEFHAGLRYMCILCRKVFNFQSTAIAHRRGHVRRGELLAAAGDSKLLSHTIQKVYIPPEPRLQNPEEMGQPNNGFPTGQLPFRQEAPAEGGKLKSPRNTFPKPFRCRDCGRDFAYLARLLSHRKEHAGNFPFQCAECGKSFTSRNYLSLHWRIHTKERGHHIGSGGREGPAGQLLVRGATKTEIMG, encoded by the exons ATGCCTGCCCGGGAAGGAACAGACTGCGCTTCGCAG GCAACAGTGAGGTTTGAGGATGTCATTCTTTATTTCTCCAAGAGCGAGTGGAAGTCTCTAGCCAAGTGGCAGAAGGAACTGTACTGGGATGTGTTGAAAGATAACTATGAAGCTTTGCTTGCTGTAG GGCAACCGGTCATCAAAGCGGAAGTTGTGGCGTGGCTTGAGCAGTGTGAACGTCTGGACATTGAAAGAACCAAGGAATCTAGAGTCAGGGACCCTGCTGGAAATGTTTCTGCAA cAAATGATGGGCCCTCAAAGGCATATTGTGAGGAACGCACAGGACAGGCCGGATCTCTCAAGACGCTACGTGAGGAGTCTAAGGAGGCTGTGACCCAACACGGTGACACCCCCGAGCACTTGCATTTGTCGGCCAGACCACAAGGGGACCCTGCAAAGGATGAGCCTCTTTTGCACATCGAACATGGGCAAAGTCGGCCAAGACCGGCCTGCTCCCAGAGGCCTGCCGTTCCACCAAAACAGTATAAATGCAGGGAATGTGGCAAGAGGTTCCGGTTGGAAGGGCTGCTTCGAATGCATCAGGAGATCGCCACGAGGAAGGTGTCCTTTGCTTGCACTGCCTGCGGGCTGCGCTTCACAAGCCCTTTCTCTCTGAGGAGGCACCAGAGAACTCACCTCCCTGCCGGGGCGGACGGAGAGGCGGCCTCTCCCAGGAAGAACCGGCTGAGTGCACAGCAAGGCTCCCACGCGCCCGAGAAGTTGCACCAGTGCTCAGACTGCGGGGACCGATTCCGTGGGTTCCTCGACGTCCTCCGGCACCAGAAAAGCCACGAGGAGGCAAGGCCCCGGCTGTGCGTCCAGTGCGAGGCCTCGTTCATGCACCGGATCGACCTCGCGATGCACGAGGAGGGCCACTTGGAGGAAGCGCTAAAGAGGCACGATCGACGCAGGCGGAAATGTCTCTGCAAGCACGCCTTCCGGCTGCACTTCGCATCGCTGCTTGGGCATGGCGTGCGGGGCAGACAGGCCGCCTCGCAGGACGCCAAGCGACCGCAGCAGGTTGAGGATGCCAGAGAGCAGGCACTGTATCCCTGCACCAGGTGTGGGCTGCTGTTCAACCAGGAAGCGAACCTCAAGGTGCATTGCAAGTATTGCAGCAAGCAGTTGCTGCGGAAGCCCCCGCTAAACGGCTCCTCCCTAACCGCTCTGCCGGGGGAACGCCAAGAGGCTAGCGGCAAGCAAGGGGTCGCCCAGCCGGCCTCAGAGGGCAGCCGTGGCGACACGGGGCTCCCTCGCCCTCCCTCGCAGGCCTCCTCCGCTCAGCACTCTTGCCCGGAGTGCGGCAAACATTTCGCCTCCAAGGGCAGCCTCTGCTGGCACAAGCGGAAGCACAAGGCCGCGTTGCAGTGCCGCGGGAGCGTGGCCCTCAtgggcggtggtggtggcagcggctcCAGCGGCCCCACTGCTGCTTGCGCAACGAAGAAGCTCTACAAATGCcaggagtgcgggaagagcttgtCGAAGGGGTTCTTTTCTGTGCATCAAGAGTTCCACGCGGGACTGAGGTACATGTGCATTCTTTGCAGGAAGGTGTTCAACttccagagcacagccattgcgCATCGCCGCGGCCACGTCAGAAGGGGGGAGTTGCTCGCTGCGGCGGGGGACTCCAAGCTCCTTTCCCACACGATACAAAAGGTGTACATTCCTCCGGAGCCGCGGCTGCAGAATCCAGAGGAGATGGGGCAGCCCAACAATGGCTTTCCAACTGGCCAGCTTCCCTTCCGGCAGGAGGCCCCGGCGGAGGGTGGGAAGCTGAAATCTCCCCGGAACACGTTCCCGAAGCCCTTCAGGTGCAGGGACTGTGGGAGAGACTTTGCCTACCTGGCCCGCCTGCTGTCACACCGCAAGGAACACGCGGGCAACTTCCCCTTCCAGTGTGCCGAATGCGGCAAGAGTTTCACCAGCAGAAATTACCTCAGCCTGCACTGGAGAATACACACCAAAGagagagggcaccacattggctctggAGGAAGGGAAGGGCCTGCTGGCCAGCTGCTTGTCAGGGGtgcaacaaaaacagaaataatgggctaa